AATACAATCGCGTAAGCGTTATGGATTGGCATCACCCTACTACCTTTATAACTTCCAGTTTTGGAAACACGGGTGTAACCAAAACTGCTTCACACGCCATCTTCTGGATTACGAAGGGAATTTGAGCACAACCACTTAAAGAATTACAAAATGCAagcgcttcaaaaaaaaactcttatgATTTAGATGTGAGATAGACTGTTTTGTATGTGTGCATCGGTCCACACACCgtggaaatcaataaaagataTCTCCTGATTTTGGATTTCGTTTGTTCCTTGCTTCAAAGAATTACTTCGGTTAGTTTGTGGCCTCTCTGTGTGTGTTTTCCACTGCAAGCGGATTATAACTtgaacatcttttcttctttttctctgactcgtatctaaacttacacccggctgcgGGGGCTCCGCCCCTCGGACTAATGCTAACGtgccgcgaaattcaaaaaggatcAGAAGGTGACCACTTCTTCTATTCTTTCGAAGGAATATGGTCAGAGGAGGCAAGAAGGTGAATGGCACCTCACGGATTTTTAGCATAAAACGAACGAGGAGAACATCATAATAAGTCGTAATAGAAGAAAGGATGGAAACCGTGACTTTCGAATTAAGAAGTGAGGGATGAAATTAGAAATGGGTCCTTGGTGCTCAACCGCGCTCTTGTTTCTAGATGCTcaattttacttctttctctttgtaactttagcttacatgccATAGATCCCCTGCGACTAATAGAAGAAAGGATGGAAATCTAATAGAAGAAAGGTAAttcttaggttttagggccccgacttACTTAGTTATTTACAGAAATAAGCCAGAAATAAGACCGCGACCTATTTTGAATGGGGagaaatgtagttgagggagTAACGGGTCTACTTAGtgacgcccttatttcttgaCGCTCCAATTACTTAGTGACATTCTtctttctcgaagtaaataaattgaattgatCGGGGCCCAAAGgcttaagcattagtcttagatgATCTATTACATATAAGCTAAtgttattaagagaaaaaagcaagttaGAAATATGGGAgcctgaaaataaaagaaataagggcgccactgagtgcttcCTACCTCTCCCCCTTTCTCCCAACtatatttttccctttttaatGTTCCTCTGTCTTGTCTCCTCGTCTTCCTTGTCATTCTTACTTTATCTTGTTTCTCTGTATTTTAAAGTTGAAACTCTGGCTATTTATTTCAACCTAACAATATCCGATCAGTCGAGCAATCATTTCAAATTAGGGTCAGTTTTAATTGCTGAAATCACCCTCATATCGCGCCGGAATGCTGTCAGTGATGACGCAAATACAATTATAGAACTTCCCAGTAGAGTGCTGTTCTCGGCAGTTTTTCCTCCCGTTTTGCTAAAATCAAGGCTCCGGGATGGACGGAGCTATTTACTGTCTGCAATGATTTACTTATTGAATCGTCGAATGCACGCTGAGGACTTCCTCCTGTTTCCAActtatatgtgcacatatataCCGACACATTTATTAATAGCACTTTATCATAGCACTATTTATTAATGTTTCTTATGTCAATTACttcgatttatttattgagagcatttgtttctttaattctgtttgttatatttaatttttgattgccATATTGGCTTGGCTATATTAGGAAAAATGAGGTGGGGAGGAGGGATGGTGTCAGGAAGAGTCTCCCTAGATTCCGCTGCGCttcaccgctccgcttcgagcgaaaccgcttacgcaactgcaccgtgctccaTTTTTGCTATCTCTACTATATCTTTTTGCAGGTTACGGTATCCGACATCGTAGCATTTGCATTAGATACGTTTGTAGACCACACTTACATTCGTGAAGCACACAAATCCGTACCTATGTGCTTAGAGATAGCaaattgtcaatttcgtggtacgctCCCCTTAGCACAATTCTGCAATGGcgtttttaactttttatcTTATCAAACAGTGTATAGACATGGAATGAAAATACAACAACAAATCCTAAATGTGTTATGGTCGATTTAAAACAACCTTAAGCCCGATGCAGTTCCGTTCATGGCGCAGTGGAGGTAGCGGTTCCGATCGAGTAAGAATCACCGCCGGGTCCACTCATCGCTTTAGTCTTCCATCCCAACCGCTGCTTTCACTGTACCGTTTCGATTGCAGCCGAGTATACTATCCATATCTCAAAATCCAAGAAGCCttaaagaaaggaagagtctATTTCTGCGTAGGATATACGGTGATAGTTTGAGACTTTTTATTGACTATCCTAGAATTGAATTTCCGTTCATAACGCATCAGCATAAGTTTCTGTATTCACCATCATGATATATACTGACGAGCTTAGTcggtttgtgtgtgtgtgtatgtgtatgtgcgtgtttttgtctgtgtgtcacgaaattcgaaaaagggggtgcgacggatcgccccggcgttggattggtgcgccggcgtctAATACCTATAAAAGGTGCCACGGCGTGAAATTGCTGGGATCTCGCCACTAGTGGCTTCTGCCCGTGTTGCGCTTCACCTCTACCGCTGTTCTGCGCATCTCTTTGCTCTTGCtctgcctcaggttggtaacgTTGCCTCAGGTTGTTTtattcagaaagtggaaacacgcatccaaATTGCTGCTTAAGTAGTAGCGAGCAGTTTACATGGtgtgacgtggaacgttatctttatcaatagGATGATgccgttcacttcattttatgttaaagcaCCATTCCCTGATAACTGTTGggagaaaacaggaggaaaacccattctTCGAATAATGCTTTCGAATTGTGTCTGTactatattggtatcgaaacagcgtttgaaactgaagtttgaatgttctccaaatgtagaattgacgcattTAGAACTAAAACTACGAAGCTATTTGcctttattcattttaaaaggGAGGAAGAAAcctttgttagaaaaacacaaatcttatttcacagaaaatgccactagtATAACTATTAATACTCATTGATCAGCGAAGGCAACCGAAGCGAACGCCAtgaaaagtctgaagtccggcttcagcGGAATGGGATAAATGGAAACAATAATAGAACGGAATAAAGTACGAATAAGTTTCACTATCAAAATGATACGGGCCTGAATCTAATTGGGAGGCAAGGTAAAACACGggaaatgaatgagaaatcTTCATTGATCGTCAAGATTCCAACTATCGAgtgcaaatttaaaaaaaaaaacagcaaggTGCAAGGCGTCTAGAAGAGAGAACAGCCAAGGgatgtttttttcccaacCTGATGCTGATGCGATCAGACTGGCAACAAAATTCGTTCCATCCTGAAATCATTTTTCTAATAACGATGAGGTGAATGCAGATAGCAAAGGTTCCATCTCGATTGCAACCGCTGACTCTAGTGTGCAGCTTTGAATGCAGCCACTTACGAAACGCCATGCTCAATGTCGTTCTCACCCAACTATACAGAGACCGTCGCGTTACTCAATGTAGTTGAAGTTTTTAATACATCCACCAAAATCGACCACCAAAAAGTGCATGTAGAGGTGGTCGGTGTCCAGTGCTTTCAACTGTAATCGCAATGCGTCTTCGAATCAGTGACAAAAGAAGAGGCACGTTCGACTTAAaacggggaacggtaaagaggcgGATTCtacgcgaatgcctccgaggtGTTCAGTGGATACGCGAACGTACCCCATAAAGTCACGCTCCAGTCATTCATGGAGACGCATACAACAGTCTTAGATGCTCTTCTGACCATGGAGACGCAAAGAACTGCACGATCATATGGAAATCATCGAATACACcctcagaaagtctagaaatcttatcaaatgagctctttttcttgcaataGGTCAGAGATACAGGAGGTCATTCTGTCTGGAAATAAAttaagctacaaaaaagcCTTCGATCTGCAGGATAATGATAATCTTCAttcccgttacttttgaaagctagtgTTTTCCGTTTTTAACGGAAATTGCCATATTCGAAGCTATTAGATCCatctttttctcatatttcttttaagaattccTCCTGCTCCTGGTTCGGTTACAAGTTTACCTCACATCACAACTTTCCAGcggatgtgtctgattctcaaaaaagaagtagcTTGTGAATTGAATAGTAGCCGGCGATGCAGCGTACGaatagcggtaggtaagcagagtcagctatttaaaggtatcaccccacgaatctggagtggtgcggatttccggtggagtattcgtgcacgggatcgtagattactgagagaaggatgattccgtccatttcttcctaattgccgtaaaaaacgtcgcggaagatacggcttcaagcttTCCTACCGCTATTTCGGCGCAGTATttcccacaaggagttcgattggagcgcgccagccctgtgcacgcgcgcatcttccgggccgtttttttacgggaattaggaagaaatggacggaatcatacccctctccataatctactatgccgtgtacaaatactccacctgaaatccgcatcacctcagattggtggtatgctgcctttaagtgccgACGAAGGTGAATCTTGAGAATATGCTCTTGAGAATATGCTGACGACTTTGGGCATGAGCGgagcatgctcgaaattccatTGGGACCCGCTTTACACGCGCccagtcaaaacgacctgacgtAGACTGCAACGGTGTTAATAGTCACTGCGACTTTCGCTAGCTCCAGTCGGACTGCAGAGTTGATTGAGGATCCCACCGCATCGCTTAGAgagcctacgcaactgcaccactGGCCAAGGCGTCTTGAACATACTGTATTGTGTGAGTCTAGCAGAGGAACAGAGCGACAGAGCGCAAACGACGATTACCCTCTCATCGGTTTCTTACGCATGTTTCGAAATCGACTTATCTCATTTTTGGACTACGAATACAAAATGTGGGCCATGAATGCACTTCAACGACAGTGATTAGGAGTGCCCCAACGCGTGGAACCAAAGTGTGGTGATAATAAGTACCTTTTGGAACTACGGTATGTATAGTGCTTTAGTGTTATTACTCGTGATGACATCGGAATGTCCGTTCTTGGATAGCATAATTTGGCAGAAGCCTGTTTCTAAGCAGGTGGTTACCTGTTCCGGTGCTCTCTAACAATATGTTACCACCTATTAGGGAAATGAAGAAACTAAGCCAGTTAATGTCACAGGGTCCCATTGCATATAAGTTTCACTAGCGTAAAAGCCGAAACAGGAagaattgcacttttttccttctgcgGTCACTTCCCAATTGTTATTATTAGAGCAATTCGTAATCATGCAAATTAATAGGATGCATCTGAGCCATTTCAAACTACCTATGATCGAGGTACTCGTACGGTAATATAGTGAACTCCACgttcactattttcttttagCACTATATTTAAAGTATGAGCACGATTTCCTAGTTTCTCATGATGACTTCGCATGTTTTTGCATACCATTGTTATCAACCGTCGGAGATCTGTAAGCTAGGAGCATTGCGCTCGTGCTTCCTCACCGAGCGTCTGTATTTAAGCATCGTTCTCCGGAACAGGGGGGATATTAAGCTAACTCGCGGCAGGAAAGGCACGACTAGAAATAGGTTGCGTTGTACCTGGTGCCTCAAATAAACGTGTGTGCTACCTGTCTGTCTGTACCACCGTCAATTTATACAATGCCCTTGTGTAGATGTGTCTGTGAAGGTACGAAgatctatttttattacgACAGCTTTTATTCCTCCACTATTACCACCGCTTTATCGATTGATTCGTTGCACGATATTCACCTCTGACTCTGCTAAGGGTTCACTTTTTGTTTGCATTTGCACGGGACTCTCTTAGTTTGGTGCAATCTCTCACTTCTATCGTTACTATCGTTAGAAGATCTTCCTCTGAGACATTTTCTTGGACTGGGTGAATCATGTCGGCGACTGCATCAGCGTATAAGGCACTGACAACGAGATGCCGCAACATCGTGATTGATTGGTTAAGCAAAACCAAGGGACTTCTCGAAGCTTCTGAAAGTGAGAGAGTCATCGCGAGAGAATCATCTTCTGAGTCATCGCGCAGAGATCGCGTACGAGAAATACGTCTCTGTTTGACTGCCTGCGAAGAGAACACAATCATGTTGGAGACGACATTGGATAAGTTTACAAAAGCCTATGACGACTTAGAGGAGCATACGGACGACGAAGACAAAAAGATGTACGAGTATGTAGACAACATCCACGACACCCTTGTGCAACTTAATGAAAGACAGTCCGCTCTTAAGAGGGTGCTTCAAGGGTTACTGGAGGAGCAGGAAACACCAGAACGCATGACGGACAGTAATTCTCTTAATCCTGACATCTACCCCATGGGACCACTTTCAGTGAGCAAACTGCCGTTGATTCCTATTCCCAATTTCAGCGGCAAGCGCTGGGAATGGGAAAACTTCTGGGGCACCATTCAAGGCAAATGTACATGACCAAGAGCTCACGGAGTTCCAGAAATTCAATTATCTTCTTTCCGCACTAAGTGGAGAAGCCAAAAACTCTATATCTCGTTTTCAAATTACGTCAGCAAACTACATGAAAGCGATTCAACATCTACACGAAAGATATGGAGACAAGAACGGTATCATTCTGGAACTCAATAGAAACTTAAAGTCTTGCCTCGCACGGAGCCCCAGTACATTAGATCAACGACGACTCCTTCACAAGTTGACCGCTATTGCAGCACAATTGGAGGAACACGGAGAATATCTGAGCAATCAGCTCACAATCCAAATGATTCTTCAGAAGTTTCACACGCGGATTCAGAGAGCCATtggagaaaaacacaaaaaagaaagaggatcACGAGTGGACCCTCGAGGAATGGTTTGATGCCATCGAGAAAATTATACgacaagaagaaattcttcagGACATGCTACCACAAGAACCAGACAAGGAGGATAGACAAAGAactaaagaaaggaaaagagaggaCATCAAATGCGAATGTTGCGCACAAAAAGGACATAGGTGGACAACATGCCCTACTCTACCAAACAGTCaatcgaagaaaaactttttaattCGTTCCAAAAGATGTCTCAACTGTGGATCTCTTGCACATAGACAGGACTCTTGTAGCGCAGGAAACTGTCGCATCTGCCAGGAGAGACATCACACAGCGGCGTGCATGAAAACTCCGAAAGGAGAACACCACGATCGCACGAAAACCAAGGAGGACTTAACGGCTACGTCGTACACGCCTGGTAAATCAGCAACTATACAGTCTTGGAGAAAGAGCACACGGAAACCGCTGACCAAATCGAGACAAAATGTAGTAACTATCGACGCCGACTATCCGGAAGAGAAAATAGAGGAGAAGGCGTGTGAACCAGAGACAATGGTGCTCCAAACGAGCAGCTCCCAATGCGACACTCAATCGCGGAGAAGTAAGGTCGTACTTTTAGCTGGATCAGCACGAGTATGCAACCAATACAACCAACTAACCACTGTAACGGTTCTTCTCGATACTGGATCCGAACTATCCTTCATTGAAGAATCCTTTGCTGAGGAACTAGACTTAACAGTTACGGATCAGACCAACCTCATAATTAGCACTTTTGGGTCTCCTGAACCCATCATGAGAACGTGCAAGATTTCTCATATACAGCTTTGCGACGCTGCAGGCACGTTTCATAATCTTCGCTTACACAGGAACGAATTCCTCACGAGCGCGATTAAACAAGCGGacttggatcaaaacgatataGCCTTCATAGAATCACTCAACGTGAAGCTTTCGCTGCCAGTCACGCAATCGACGCTCCACCCGAAAATTCTACTGGGTTGTGACTATCTGTGGAACTTTGTCGAAACCACAGGACAGCACCAATTACCATCCGGCTTACGACTCATTCCCACGAAGTTTGGATTCATTATTAGCAGACGCCAACAAGAGGCAGTGACAAATGAGACCTCTGTGTTTATGATCCAAACGTGGGGTACCGACACACCCGCCACAGAAAAGGAGGTGTGGGATCGTTACTGGTCTCTCGAATCAACAGGAACAGAAGAATACAAAGGACCGCAGAAGACTGGGTTGCAACAGATCAACGAAAAGGTTCTGCACGACTTCCGGGAAACCATACAATGGCGAAAAGATGGTTATTATGTGCGCCAACCATGGAAACAAGGTCACCCACCACTTCCAGATAATAAAGCAATCACGCTAAGACGATTGGAAAAGGTGCTGGACATGTATCGGAACGATACCGACGTCCTGACACAGTATGACAACGTTTTCCGAGATCAGCACCAGAAAGGCATAATTGAAGAAATGCCACAGGATGAAACCGCAGAAGGGAAGATTGTTCACTATCTTCCTCATCAAGCGGTTATTACACCATCAAAGGATACCACGAAGATGCGGATTGTTTTTGATGCATCCGCACATTACAAGGATCAACCATGTCTCAATGACGTTCTACATCAGGGTCCTCTGATCCTTCCTGACATGCTTGGTCTGCTTCTTCGCTTCCGTACGTACTGCATAGCAATCATCTCTGACGTCGAAAAGGCGTTCCTCCAGGTCCGCCTTTAAGAAATTGATCGAGACGCCACACGATGTTTATGGGTTAAGGATATTCAGAAGCCTCTCTCGCTGGACAACATCATCACCTACCGATTTACGAGAATTATACTTGGTCTGAACACCTCACCCTTCTTGCTTGCAGCAACAG
This window of the Necator americanus strain Aroian chromosome III, whole genome shotgun sequence genome carries:
- a CDS encoding hypothetical protein (NECATOR_CHRIII.G11234.T1) produces the protein MSATASAYKALTTRCRNIVIDWLSKTKGLLEASESERVIARESSSESSRRDRVREIRLCLTACEENTIMLETTLDKFTKAYDDLEEHTDDEDKKMYEYVDNIHDTLVQLNERQSALKRVLQGLLEEQETPERMTDSNSLNPDIYPMGPLSVSKLPLIPIPNFSGKRWEWENFWGTIQGKCT
- a CDS encoding hypothetical protein (NECATOR_CHRIII.G11235.T3) encodes the protein MLPQEPDKEDRQRTKERKREDIKCECCAQKGHRWTTCPTLPNSQSKKNFLIRSKRCLNCGSLAHRQDSCSAGNCRICQERHHTAACMKTPKGEHHDRTKTKEDLTATSYTPGKSATIQSWRKSTRKPLTKSRQNVVTIDADYPEEKIEEKACEPETMVLQTSSSQCDTQSRRSKVVLLAGSARVCNQYNQLTTVTVLLDTGSELSFIEESFAEELDLTVTDQTNLIISTFGSPEPIMRTCKISHIQLCDAAGTFHNLRLHRNEFLTSAIKQADLDQNDIAFIESLNVKLSLPVTQSTLHPKILLGCDYLWNFVETTGQHQLPSGLRLIPTKFGFIISRRQQEAVTNETSVFMIQTWGTDTPATEKEVWDRYWSLESTGTEEYKGPQKTGLQQINEKVLHDFRETIQWRKDGYYVRQPWKQGHPPLPDNKAITLRRLEKVLDMYRNDTDVLTQYDNVFRDQHQKGIIEEMPQDETAEGKIVHYLPHQAVITPSKDTTKMRIVFDASAHYKDQPCLNDVLHQGPLILPDMLGLLLRFRTYCIAIISDVEKAFLQKPLSLDNIITYRFTRIILGLNTSPFLLAATVQFHLENMTPTEVTEEIKHNIYVDNVIMGAQSTEEARKKYPEAKVIFNDINMNLREFISNDRNFNDALREEDRMHNSCPKVLGIPWSVESDNLILKGAMPTRPTVTKRSVSHQLASIYDPLGLMVPLLLPAKLFLQSLWRENFDWDTPLPDDLQQKWTQLSDSIHHFTMTIDRRMCDSKDKTRLFVFADGSQHAIASCVYLRFRSPTHLGIAKSKLPSLKSDITTPKQEMNAMTLSLRLARYAHQSLHMVTKLDQIFFFTDSEIVLGWIKSPPEKKSVGVLVTNRLREVRNIIRNLKEQGVTCHFGYVPTMENPADCGTRGLTASPLQDHFWWHGPDFISKDINEWPPTTKPFSITVEEEVHENPNLVMLAIPRAQEESSVFNLRKFNSLPKAQRVVSYVMRFITRLLAHFPTPRKREFYENIPALKTASNSRELRGNELREARKAIIRDHQNTTVTPHQMKSQKDLNIQRDEEGILRCYGRLQKSDLPDTATAPIYIASKSALAQLIIMEYHSNYHQGMAHTISSVRNDYWIPSNKYAPSSRNVFPAKSLIASHTNTQEWNPSREPAFNDLDLSSTLA
- a CDS encoding hypothetical protein (NECATOR_CHRIII.G11235.T1) codes for the protein MLPQEPDKEDRQRTKERKREDIKCECCAQKGHRWTTCPTLPNSQSKKNFLIRSKRCLNCGSLAHRQDSCSAGNCRICQERHHTAACMKTPKGEHHDRTKTKEDLTATSYTPGKSATIQSWRKSTRKPLTKSRQNVVTIDADYPEEKIEEKACEPETMVLQTSSSQCDTQSRRSKVVLLAGSARVCNQYNQLTTVTVLLDTGSELSFIEESFAEELDLTVTDQTNLIISTFGSPEPIMRTCKISHIQLCDAAGTFHNLRLHRNEFLTSAIKQADLDQNDIAFIESLNVKLSLPVTQSTLHPKILLGCDYLWNFVETTGQHQLPSGLRLIPTKFGFIISRRQQEAVTNETSVFMIQTWGTDTPATEKEVWDRYWSLESTGTEEYKGPQKTGLQQINEKVLHDFRETIQWRKDGYYVRQPWKQGHPPLPDNKAITLRRLEKVLDMYRNDTDVLTQYDNVFRDQHQKGIIEEMPQDETAEGKIVHYLPHQAVITPSKDTTKMRIVFDASAHYKDQPCLNDVLHQGPLILPDMLGLLLRFRTYCIAIISDVEKAFLQVRL